The following nucleotide sequence is from Cellvibrio sp. PSBB006.
GCCGAGGCAACGCGTACCTGGATACGCGCCGTGAACGGCGTTGCTGTGGTTACCAGCTTGGCGGCCGCACGGGCATGCAAGCCGCGTTTGTTGATGATAGTTACTCGTTCGATGAGCATAAAAAGACATCACGCTTTCTTGTGTTTATTGATGTCACGGTGCCTGACCTGTACATCGTTATAAAACCGGTTGAAATGTTTTTGCAAACGCTCGCTCAGATAAACCGAGCGATGCTGCCCGCCGGTACAACCGATGGCGATAGTGATATAGCTGCGATTGTTAGCTTGGTAACGCGGCAGCCAGCGGGTGAGGTAACGCTCGATGTCTTCGTACATTTCCTCAACCGAATCCTGTTCTTCAAGAAAATCAATCACGTCCTGATCTTTACCGGTTAGCGGTCGCAGATTGTGTTTCCAATGGGGATTAGGCAGGCAGCGTGCATCAAATACAAGGTCGGCGTTTACCGGGATACCATGTTTAAAACCGAAAGATTCAAACAGGATCGCCATGTTGGATTCGCTACGGCCAACGACTCGTTCCTTCACCAGATCGCGCAATTCGTGCAGGTTCAGATGGCTGGTATCCAGCACCAGGTCCGCTGCATCGCGAATCGGTTCCAACAGGTTTTGTTCTTCGGTAATCGCTTCTTCCAGATTGGTATTGGTATCGCTCAATGGGTGTTTGCGCCGGGTTTCACTGAAGCGCTGAATCAACACCGAGGGTTGCGCGTCGAGAAACAGTACGCGAAATGGCACATGGGCTTCCTTCAGCGTCTCAATCATCATCGGGAAAATGTTGAGATCCTGCCACGCGTTGCGCACATCAATACCGATGGCAAATTTCTGGGTGTCGTCCTTGTGAATCTGGATTTGTGCCACCAGCGCCGGCAGCAGGCTCACGGGAAGATTGTCGATACAGTTGAAGCCGACATCTTCCAGAACATGCAGTGCAGTACTCTTACCCGAGCCGGATAATCCACTCACAATCACTAAATGCATGGGCGTGTATTCCTGTGATTCATTCATCAATGCGCCGAGAGTGCCGGGCTTGTGTTTTCCCAAGATCGCCAATCAATCTTTGCTGACAGCTATCTCATACAAGGCTGCATCACTCTCCGCGCTACGTAGACGTTCGCGAAAGCCACTGTCGTTGAGAGCGCCAGCCAAGGCTGCCAAATTTTGCAGATGTTCGCCGTGGGCATTTTCCGGTACCAGCATGGCAAACAAAATATCCACGGGCTCGGAATCAATCGAATCAAAGTCAATCGGCTGATTCAGTGTGATCAGGGCGCCGATGACACCATCGTAGTTTTCCACTCGGCAGTGCGGGATAGCAATGCCGTGGCCGATGCCGGTGGAGCCAAGTCGTTCCCGCGCAATTAGCCGACGAAACAAGTCGTCGGCATCAATGGCGGGAATATCCTGAGCGATGGTGTTGGCAAGAATTTCCAGCACACGCTTTTTGCTGACACCTTCGATATCGCACAGGGTGCGACCTTGGGTGAGAAGAGATTGTATTTGCATAATGTATTAACGATGGCTGCGCATTTTTTCTTTGTGTTTAATCAATTGCCGATCGAGCTTGTCGGTCAGCAGGTCAATAGCGGCATAGAGATCTTCTGATGTCGCATCGGCAAATAAATCCTTGCCGCTTACGTGCACGGTGGCTTCCGCTTTTTGCTCCAGCTTGTCTACCGAGAGAATCACGTGAGTATTGGTAATGCGGTCGTGATGGTTATTGAGTCTTTCAAGTTTATTGTTGACGTAATCCTTGAGGGCGTCGGTAACTTCCAGGTGGTGACCGCTAATAGTAATTTGCATAGTACTTCCTCTTCGTTATGACAGTTACTCAATCTTGCCTGACGGCACGATTATTGATTCTGCATAGTGGTAGAACGTGTTCTGCACATCCGGGTATTCATCAGCCTAGCAGTGGAGAAAAAGGATGTCATAGTAAACTTTTACGCTCATTAGACGGCGGGATATTGAGTGATTCCCGGTATTTGGCAATGGTGCGACGCGCTACCTGGATGCCTTGCTCAGATAACAGCTCAGTGATCTTGCTGTCGCTCAGGGGTTTCTTTGGATTTTCCGCACTCACCAGTTTCTTGATGATGGCGCGAATTGCCGTAGAGGAGCATTCGCCGCCGCTGTCTGTACTCACATGACTGGAAAAGAAATATTTAAGTTCAAAAATTCCCTGTGGGGTATGCATGTACTTTTGGGTGGTCACCCGCGAGATAGTGGATTCATGCATATCTACGATTTCGGCGATGTCGTGCAGTACCAGTGGCTTCATTGCCTCGGCGCCGTACTCCAGGAAGCCCCGCTGTTTTTCCACAATACAGCTGGCAACTTTCAACAGGGTTTCGTTGCGGCTCTGTAAACTTTTGAGGAACCAGCGGGCTTCTTGCAGATTGTCCTTGAGGAAGGTGTTATCGCTGCTCGAATCAGCCCGCTTCACCATGGAGGCGTAATCCGAATTGATTCTCAGGCGCGGGGCGATATCCGGATTTAATTCCACCATCCAGCGGCCATCACGCTTTTCCACAAACACATCCGGCACAACATACTCTGTGTCACCGGAAGCAATCATATCGCCGGGGCGAGGGTTCAGACTCTGGATCAATGCCACGGCCTGGCCTAACTCGCTCTCTTTGAGCTTGGTGCGGCGCATTAACTGGCGATAATCGCGGCTGCCTAACAAGGGTAGATACTGCTTGACGATCAGCTTGGCAGGTTCAAGAAAGGGCGTGGTCGGGGCGAATTGTTGCAATTGCACCAGCAGACATTCCGACAGGTTTTGGCTGCACACGCCGCAGGGGTCAAATTGTTGTAAACGGTGCTGTACGGCAACGACTTCATCCAGTTCCAGTTCATCCAGTTCGGTGATCAGGCCTTCGTAGATATCGGCCAGGCTCACGGATAGCATGCCACTGGGATCGACCGCATCGATGATTGCCATGGCGATGATCCGGTCCTGGTCTGACATGGGGGTCAGGTTGAGCTGCCACATCAGGTGATCGTAGAGGGAATCGGTAACGGCGCGCCGGCTGTCAAAGTCGTTGTCTTCGCCATCATAAGAGGATGAACTGCTGGTGTGGGAGGACTGATAGACATCGTCCCAACTGGTATCTACCGGTAACTCACTGGGGATGGATTCGTTCCATTCGGTATTGGGTTCGCTGTCCCCGTAATTATCGGTATCAGAAAAGCTTTCGGTCTCGTTATAGGTAGTTTCTGCGTAGCTTTCCTTGTCAGCAAAGGTGTCCTTATCGTTAAAGCCCGAATCGAGATCTGCGCCATTGGCATCTGCAGCAACTTCTTGCTGGCGGGGATAATCACTGTCTTCCCCTTCACCGCTGTCGGCAGGCGAGTGGCTGTCGTAACCCTCTTCGACCTCTAGCATCGGGTTGGAATCCAGAGCTTCCTGGATCTCCTGCTGCAAATCCAGGGTCGACAATTGCAGCAGACGAATAGCCTGTTGCAATTGGGGCGTCATGGTCAGTTGCTGGCCGAGTTTTAGCTGTAGAGACTGCTTCATCGTAAGTAGAACTAAACCCCAAAGAAATGATGTTGTTCAGGTGGAGTTTAGACAGCCTTTGTCTTGCAGGCAATAACACCTAGCAATCTTTGTGCCTGTTATACAAATTTAGTGGCTTGTCAAGTGATTTGTCGGAACGCACCTGAGGTTACAGGCGGAAGTTTTCGCCCAGATAGACTTCGCGGACCTTGTTGTTACTCAGTACCGTTTCTGCATCGCCCTCGGCGATGATATGGCCTTCGCTGACGATATAGGCTGTCTCACAAATATCCAGTGTCTCGCGCACATTGTGGTCAGTAATGAGCACGCCGATGCCGCGATCCTTGAGGTGACGCACAATTTGTTTAATGTCGTTCACTGAAATGGGGTCAACGCCGGCGAAGGGCTCATCAAGGAGAATGAACTGCGGCTCTGTCGCCAGCGCTCGGGCAATTTCTACCCGCCGCCGCTCACCACCGGAGAGCGACATACCCAAACTGTCGCGGATATGGGTGATATGGAATTCCTGCAGTAGTGAGTCGAGTTTTGCGTGGCGCTGCTTGCGGTTGAGATCCTTGCGGGTTTCAAGGATCGCCATGATGTTATCTGCCACGGTCAGCTTGCGAAAAACGGAAGCTTCCTGGGGTAGATAACCGATACCCGCCCGGGCACGGCCATGGATAGGCAGATGAGTCAGGTCTTTGCCGTCGAGTAATATTCGCCCTTCATCGGCACCGACAAGGCCGGCAATCATATAAAAACAGGTGGTTTTGCCTGCGCCGTTGGGGCCGAGCAGGCCCACAATCGTACCGCTGGTCACGGCGATTGACACGTCAATGACAACTTTACGGCTTTTATAACTCTTGGCGAGATGTTGGGCTTGCAGGGTCGGCATGGTCGACTCAATCTTGATTGATGGTTTGTGGCGGGATAACGATTTCGATGCGCTGTGGTTGCTGTGCATCCTTCTTGCCCGCTGCCTTCATGATCTCTTTGCGGATGTCGTAATCAATGCGGTTACCACTAATCGATGCGCCATTTTCCTGTTCCAGAAATGCATTCTCCAGAAGTAACAACTGTTCATTGGTTAAGGTATAGCGAATGCTGTTGGCCTGCGCTGTAATAGTTGCCTGGTTCTCTGCCGGTTTTTGCTGGTAGCGTGCAGGCTTACCGCGGGCTTCCATCTTCTCAACTTCGTCGTTGCTGTTGGTATGGATGGTGATCTGATCGGCACTGATTTCCAGGGTGCCTTGCTTTAATCTCACGTCACCGCTGTAGGTAGCGGTGCGCTTTTTGCGATCCAGTTGCGCGCTATTGGCGGAAATATGGATGGGTTGTTCTTTGTCGCTGGGGAGGGCATGAACGGGTGTCGTCAGCCACAGGGCGCACAGTAACAGGAGTAAAAATGATACAAGCGGTTTGCACGCCATCATAGAAAATCTGACATTGTTATTGAGGTTCATATGTCCCTCGGACCCTGGAAAGTAACTCGATGCGGTCCTCACCCAAGTAAGCTTTCATGCCCAGCGTGTCGAGGTGGCCTTGTTGGGCGCGCATCTTAACAGCTTTATCAGTTTCGGCGTATTGCTGGCTGGCTTTGATGCGCAATTCGCTGGTCAGCAACTCTAGCAAACCTTCATTGGCCGATTGCTGGTAGACGCGCACATCGTTAAACAGGGTGACCAACTGGCCGTTCTGATCAATCTTTCCTTCGTTGGCGGTGAGATGCCAGGGCGCAATATCAGCGTTTTCACTAAATAACATCCGTGGTTGGCTCAGCATGGTGTAATCCTTCGGGCCGGGCCGGGCCGGGTTGATCTGAAAGTGTTCAGCCGTGTCAGTTGTCAGGATATTGCGCAAGTTGCCGTCGGCATCGTATTCGCGCAGTTTGATATCGGTCATATAGGCTTGCGGAAAGTTGGCGCTTCTGACGACATCCTCGCCCAATAATTCGGTGGGCGATTTATCCCAGAAAGCTACCAGGCCAATCACTAGCAATGAAACAACAATCCAGGGCAACGGAATGCGTGA
It contains:
- the rapZ gene encoding RNase adapter RapZ, with the translated sequence MHLVIVSGLSGSGKSTALHVLEDVGFNCIDNLPVSLLPALVAQIQIHKDDTQKFAIGIDVRNAWQDLNIFPMMIETLKEAHVPFRVLFLDAQPSVLIQRFSETRRKHPLSDTNTNLEEAITEEQNLLEPIRDAADLVLDTSHLNLHELRDLVKERVVGRSESNMAILFESFGFKHGIPVNADLVFDARCLPNPHWKHNLRPLTGKDQDVIDFLEEQDSVEEMYEDIERYLTRWLPRYQANNRSYITIAIGCTGGQHRSVYLSERLQKHFNRFYNDVQVRHRDINKHKKA
- the ptsN gene encoding PTS IIA-like nitrogen regulatory protein PtsN, with protein sequence MQIQSLLTQGRTLCDIEGVSKKRVLEILANTIAQDIPAIDADDLFRRLIARERLGSTGIGHGIAIPHCRVENYDGVIGALITLNQPIDFDSIDSEPVDILFAMLVPENAHGEHLQNLAALAGALNDSGFRERLRSAESDAALYEIAVSKD
- the hpf gene encoding ribosome hibernation-promoting factor, HPF/YfiA family encodes the protein MQITISGHHLEVTDALKDYVNNKLERLNNHHDRITNTHVILSVDKLEQKAEATVHVSGKDLFADATSEDLYAAIDLLTDKLDRQLIKHKEKMRSHR
- a CDS encoding RNA polymerase factor sigma-54; translation: MKQSLQLKLGQQLTMTPQLQQAIRLLQLSTLDLQQEIQEALDSNPMLEVEEGYDSHSPADSGEGEDSDYPRQQEVAADANGADLDSGFNDKDTFADKESYAETTYNETESFSDTDNYGDSEPNTEWNESIPSELPVDTSWDDVYQSSHTSSSSSYDGEDNDFDSRRAVTDSLYDHLMWQLNLTPMSDQDRIIAMAIIDAVDPSGMLSVSLADIYEGLITELDELELDEVVAVQHRLQQFDPCGVCSQNLSECLLVQLQQFAPTTPFLEPAKLIVKQYLPLLGSRDYRQLMRRTKLKESELGQAVALIQSLNPRPGDMIASGDTEYVVPDVFVEKRDGRWMVELNPDIAPRLRINSDYASMVKRADSSSDNTFLKDNLQEARWFLKSLQSRNETLLKVASCIVEKQRGFLEYGAEAMKPLVLHDIAEIVDMHESTISRVTTQKYMHTPQGIFELKYFFSSHVSTDSGGECSSTAIRAIIKKLVSAENPKKPLSDSKITELLSEQGIQVARRTIAKYRESLNIPPSNERKSLL
- the lptB gene encoding LPS export ABC transporter ATP-binding protein, translating into MPTLQAQHLAKSYKSRKVVIDVSIAVTSGTIVGLLGPNGAGKTTCFYMIAGLVGADEGRILLDGKDLTHLPIHGRARAGIGYLPQEASVFRKLTVADNIMAILETRKDLNRKQRHAKLDSLLQEFHITHIRDSLGMSLSGGERRRVEIARALATEPQFILLDEPFAGVDPISVNDIKQIVRHLKDRGIGVLITDHNVRETLDICETAYIVSEGHIIAEGDAETVLSNNKVREVYLGENFRL
- the lptA gene encoding lipopolysaccharide transport periplasmic protein LptA, which produces MNLNNNVRFSMMACKPLVSFLLLLLCALWLTTPVHALPSDKEQPIHISANSAQLDRKKRTATYSGDVRLKQGTLEISADQITIHTNSNDEVEKMEARGKPARYQQKPAENQATITAQANSIRYTLTNEQLLLLENAFLEQENGASISGNRIDYDIRKEIMKAAGKKDAQQPQRIEIVIPPQTINQD
- the lptC gene encoding LPS export ABC transporter periplasmic protein LptC, producing the protein MSRIPLPWIVVSLLVIGLVAFWDKSPTELLGEDVVRSANFPQAYMTDIKLREYDADGNLRNILTTDTAEHFQINPARPGPKDYTMLSQPRMLFSENADIAPWHLTANEGKIDQNGQLVTLFNDVRVYQQSANEGLLELLTSELRIKASQQYAETDKAVKMRAQQGHLDTLGMKAYLGEDRIELLSRVRGTYEPQ